Proteins found in one Anopheles aquasalis chromosome 3, idAnoAquaMG_Q_19, whole genome shotgun sequence genomic segment:
- the LOC126578505 gene encoding vacuolar protein sorting-associated protein 51 homolog, which produces MGEKSASPYDMDGPSFDADRYLQKLLKECSLKQIMDTEAAIVRQTQTLHSDMQTLVYENYNKFISATDTIRKMKTDFKSMETEMNLLMGNMQTITDHSERITDTLQETRSQLTRLSGKHQLLKKLQFLSSLPSKLKTLIEEENYQQAVQEYGHAQKVLHQYGQQPSFRGIQEDCIKILDELRARLKREFRETGKPAQTLTEIGELLLQLGERPSTLAKEMLECASKRLHEQIVVLQDQTDRDMIEFIDLGIDGFLKDLTLVISSYNDMFLTKHLEQEADNFEQIARLDLNEFVNRNVDEYLALVQDRAEIEIGHGDSQIILRGLDRLHRRMTAMKTLCRSVDMTRSGLDIIVNAAQQLCQTHMKSLKDHFNDSLSSVRLALVSSSSTSATTGSSSGVSSQTSASGGPGTGSSNPNNATGSLRELIANLYISTIEKVKGLMQDLLIFLQPEWSFNLKGDPKGIQCIEGIRENLLVAFLRHFCSTVNGYGSVSSTAPPTLLLVLSKVCLEMERAGVHTLTSLVDELYQLDSERSVTLVHETELCHEMRDSAQLLLDSYVRLQGLNLSQMLRKSVETRDWLNCLEPRSVRAVMKRVVEETAAIDAVLGELYDSAGGTGGARTAASSDSSRKTHFSIAASKQSQQYRSTWSTYTPSQLDSSFVSNIQRLFSEKIEIFAPVEFSKVSIITGIIKLCLKTLLECLRLRTFSRYGLQQIQVDTHYLQINLWRFVNDENLIHVLLDEILGSAVLRCLEPILMEPNAVEIICERN; this is translated from the exons ATGGGTGAAAAATCGGCCAGTCCATACGATATGGACGGGCCGTCCTTCGACGCTGATCGGTACCTACAGAAACTGCTAAAG GAATGTTCGCTGAAGCAAATCATGGACACGGAGGCGGCGATCGTGCGCCAAACGCAAACCCTGCACAGCGACATGCAAACGCTGGTGTACGAAAACTACAACAAATTCATCTCGGCCACCGACACGATCCGCAAGATGAAGACCGACTTCAAGTCGATGGAAACGGAGATGAATCTGCTGATGGGCAACATGCAGACGATCACGGACCATAGCGAGCGCATTACGGATACGCTGCAGGAGACGCGCTCGCAACTCACACGGCTATCCGGCAAACATCAGCTGCTGAAGAAGCTACAGTTTCTTTCCTCTCTACCCTCGAAGCTGAAGACGCTGATCGAGGAGGAGAACTACCAGCAGGCAGTGCAAGAGTACGGGCACGCACAGAAAGTACTGCACCAGTACGGCCAACAACCTTCATTCCGGGGCATTCAAGAGGACTGCATCAAGATACTGGACGAGCTGAGGGCGCGGTTGAAGCGGGAATTCCGCGAAACGGGCAAACCGGCTCAAACGTTGACGGAAATCGGCGAACTGCTGCTACAGCTCGGCGAGCGGCCGTCAACATTGGCGAAAGAGATGCTCGAGTGCGCCTCGAAGCGGTTGCACGAGCAAATAGTGGTGCTGCAGGATCAAACTGATCGCGACATGATCGAGTTTATTGATCTCGGTATTGATGGCTTCCTGAAGGATCTGACGCTCGTGATAAGCTCGTACAACGATATGTTTCTCACGAAGCACCTCGAGCAGGAGGCGGATAACTTTGAGCAGATCGCACGGCTCGATTTGAACGAGTTCGTAAACCGCAACGTGGACGAGTATCTGGCGCTGGTACAGGATCGTGCGGAGATTGAGATCGGTCACGGTGATTCACAGATCATACTGCGTGGACTGGATCGATTGCATCGCCGTATGACGGCGATGAAGACACTCTGCCGGTCGGTCGACATGACCCGGTCCGGGCTGGACATAATCGTCAACGCCGCTCAGCAGCTTTGCCAGACACACATGAAATCGTTAAAGGATCATTTCAACGACAGTCTCAGCTCCGTACGGTTAGCACTCGtatcctccagcagcaccagcgcaacGACCGGCAGTTCGTCCGGTGTGTCCTCGCAAACCAGTGCATCCGGTGGACCGGGTACCGGTAGCTCCAACCCCAACAACGCAACCGGTAGCCTACGAGAACTCATCGCCAACCTGTACATCTCCACTATCGAGAAGGTGAAAGGTTTGATGCAAGATCTGCTGATCTTCCTGCAACCGGAATGGTCGTTTAACTTGAAGGGTGACCCAAAGGGTATCCAGTGCATCGAGGGTATTCGGGAGAATCTGCTCGTTGCCTTTCTGCGCCATTTTTGCTCCACCGTGAATGGATACGGGAGTGTCAGCTCGACTGCGCCACCCACCCTACTGCTCGTCCTTTCGAAGGTATGCCTAGAGATGGAGCGGGCAGGAGTCCATACCCTGACGTCACTTGTCGATGAGCTGTATCAACTCGATTCCGAGCGGAGCGTAACGCTTGTCCACGAGACGGAACTGTGCCACGAAATGCGTGATTCCGCTCAGCTACTGCTGGATTCCTACGTGCGTCTGCAGGGTCTAAATCTGTCGCAGATGCTGCGCAAAAGCGTCGAGACACGCGATTGGCTCAACTGCCTCGAGCCTCGCTCGGTACGGGCCGTTATGAAACGCGTCGTAGAAGAAACGGCCGCCATTGATGCCGTACTGGGGGAGCTGTACGATAGCgctggtggtaccggtggcgcTCGCACCGCCGCAAGCAGTGATTCCAGTCGCAAAACTCACTTCAGTATTGCCGCATCGAAGCAGTCACAGCAGTATCGATCGACCTGGTCCACTTACACCCCGTCCCAGCTGGACAGCAGCTTCGTCTCGAACATACAGCGGCTGTTCTCGGAGAAGATCGAAATCTTTGCGCCCGTCGAATTCTCCAAGGtgtccatcatcaccggcatcaTTAAGCTGTGCCTGAAGACTTTGCTGGAGTGCTTACGATTGCGCACATTCAGCCGATACGGACTGCAGCAGATACAAGTCGACACACACTATCTGCAGATAAACCTGTGGCGCTTCGTGAACGATGAGAA CTTGATCCATGTGCTGCTCGATGAAATCCTTGGCTCAGCCGTGCTCCGCTGTCTCGAACCGATTCTGATGGAACCGAATGCAGTGGAAATCATTTGCGAACGGAACTAA
- the LOC126578504 gene encoding uncharacterized protein LOC126578504 isoform X2, whose amino-acid sequence MDESAGQQTGLAASEQQQQQKEHSPSSQQQGIASYFAVADNISPQAADELAYEKDDVVNVWIPTITKPPTTTSAGTHTPAWYKATNDRTKQTGYVQLHQLASMDSSPYGPAAGTTAGGNIAGNVYLSVSSIMDTGLSSVTGGSGANGSGAIGAGGSGADGQQQAPVDALAGLRLGKTEVCGSAIGSSGTESMTAVGTSGTVGSAPEDLYVKCVTPATMPRATATTLNDPGQDYIWGLGRQGGQCRKCQSCFHLKCLPLAIYEPCQRNPDMYPIIPNTFKTEKSINEWTTENVLEWLAAVNMYDHVEVFKTKAIKGCDLPNLDRDKLEQMGIKNEFHQQTILTAIKHLLTSADILATAGESGAAAGGGGGGGGGGGGGGDMVVGSISATCTPAEGQQQLQTHHLIDSSFTKQQKCDMCKQYLHGLVHQGLCCTQCNLIVHRQCSATGGLKSCYTSMQHQQQLQQMSLQQQIQHQQQHRYVFGKGLCLQFDLSLHQAAPQIVMDLCMAFEQKGQQDKTLDLYVIYRTTPPRFDEVNKLRDALNENLLNNIDLKGYSAECVAMVLKKFFRELPDPVIPVVLYESFIEATKQEDMQAAEQMKNLIQQMPQHHSKTLHYIIRHLIRICRLQTMRGYGQQPTMLLQVWCHLLMRPALTQIVKIVTNMKCHLRVLEILMYKLDWNEPLPEFLSTPAVPPRKTSRSSGGSIGGATTSSSGMSSAGTSTLKKSFITSSMGSNVVPEGSIPSQQHYYGGDNALSSYAESPGTSNYGASTSSYSSSTLPRLAFGCGQLITDPNTPQELRDAEWYWGKISRDVAKEKMMDAPDGSFLVRDAISDAGEYTLVLKKDGTDRTIKIFHKGGRCGFTHECTYDSLVALINEFRTTTLKEYNTILDTCLLYPISRFEDDLYPTEEDTSKLAKHLYDTVQRLKELANERETMVEAYNECRQNIDLRRQALEAFIHAEKMFQDQLLLQAQYEKEAQPHEKERITSNNHLIQSKLAELIECKSSLEQAMEQGKEQLRVGEREVMRLKPDIINLTKKKDQLLEVLKRQGVTDGQIKTILTEGYLPVENQSVEEMPHLDETTWLLEGCSRQEAEEKLAKKPTGTFLIRPRSAGHYALSIACNGATNHCIIYETDRGYGFAEPYFIYESLKSLVVHYASNSLEEHNDYLQTTLKYPVFAPNIPSGSGQGTSTGGVGGNGSGSSSSGAGSNQVAGGSSRVQTASGSGGSGMLNNFPS is encoded by the exons ATGGATGAATCGGCTGGCCAGCAAACGGGTCTGGCTGCTAgtgaacaacagcagcaacagaaagaaCACTCCCCGTCCTCACAGCAGCAGGGAATTGCTTCGTACTTTGCTGTGGCCGACAATATCTCTCCACAGGCGGCGGACGAGCTGGCATACGAGAAAGATGATGTGGTGAACGTGTGGATACCAACGATCACCAAACCGCCAACAACGACCTCTGCTGGCACCCATACGCCTGCCTGGTACAAGGCTACCAACGATCGTACCAAGCAGACGGGCTACGTACAGT TGCATCAGCTTGCATCGATGGATAGCAGCCCATATGGACCAGCGGCCGGTACGACGGCCGGTGGCAACATAGCCGGTAACGTGTATCTCTCCGTTTCAAGCATCATGGATACGGGTCTTTCGTCAGTgaccggtggcagcggcgcTAATGGTAGTGGTGCTATTGGTGCGGGTGGCTCCGGTGccgatggccagcagcaagccCCAGTTGATGCGCTAGCGGGATTGCGGCTAGGTAAAACGGAAGTTTGTGGCTCTGCGATCGGCAGTTCCGGCACCGAATCAATGACAGCCGTCGGTACCAGTGGCACTGTCGGTAGTGCGCCGGAAGATCTCTACGTCAAGTGTGTAACGCCAGCTACAATGCCGAGGGCAACCGCCACGACATTAAATGATCCAG GTCAAGATTATATCTGGGGACTTGGAAGGCAGGGAGGACAGTGCAGAA AATGTCAATCATGTTTCCACCTGAAATGCCTACCGCTAGCCATTTACGAGCCGTGCCAAAGAAATCCGGACATGTACCCGATTATACCGAATACTTTCAAGACGGAAAAG TCAATTAACGAATGGACGACGGAAAACGTGTTGGAATGGCTGGCCGCTGTCAATATGTATGACCACGTGGAGGTATTCAAAACAAAAGCTATAAAAGGCTGTGATCTACCGAATTTGGACCGTGATAAGCTTGAA CAAATGGGTATTAAGAATGAATTCCATCAGCAAACAATCTTGACGGCGATCAAGCATCTGCTTACCAGTGCGGACATTCTGGCGACGGCAGGCGAGAGtggagcagctgctggtggtggtggtggtggtggtggtggtggtggtggtggtggtgatatgGTCGTTGGTTCAATCTCGGCCACCTGCACCCCCGCAGAaggccaacagcagctacaGACCCACCACCTGATCGATAGTTCTTTCACGAAACAGCAAAAATGTGATATGTGTAAGCAGTACCTGCATGGGCTGGTCCATCAAGGCCTGTGCTGCACTCAGTGCAATCTAATAGTGCACCGTCAGTGCTCTGCAACCGGTGGTCTGAAATCGTGTTACACCTcgatgcagcatcagcagcagctgcaacagatgtcactgcagcagcagattcagcaccaacagcagcatcggtatGTGTTCGGGAAGGGGCTCTGCCTGCAGTTTGATCTATCACTGCACCAAGCAGCACCACAGATTGTGATGGATCTGTGCATGGCGTTTGAGCAGAAAGGGCAACAGGATAAGACGCTCGATTTGTACGTCATTTACCGCACGACGCCGCCACGCTTTGACGAGGTGAACAAGCTGCGGGACGCACTGAATGAGAATCtgctcaacaacatcgatctGAAGGGCTATTCTGCCGAATGTGTTGCGATGGTgttgaaaaagtttttccgCGAGCTACCTGATCCAGTCATCCCGGTCGTACTTTACGAGTCATTCATCGAGGCTACAA AGCAAGAAGATATGCAGGCGGCCGAACAGATGAAGAACTTGATACAGCAAATGCCCCAGCATCACAGTAAAACGCTACACTACATCATACGGCACCTGATCCGTATTTGCCGGTTGCAGACTATGCGTGGCTACGGGCAGCaaccgacgatgctgctgcaagtgtGGTGCCATTTGCTTATGCGTCCGGCCTTGACCCAGATTGt caaaattGTGACAAACATGAAATGTCATCTTAGGGTGTTGGAAATTCTCATGTACAAACTGGACTGGAACGAACCATTGCCCGAGTTCCTCTCGACACCGGCCGTTCCGCCACGGAAAACATCCCGTTCGAGTGGTGGCAGCATTGGTGGCGCAACAACATCGTCCTCCGGTATGTCATCTGCCGGTACATCAACATTGAAGAAGTCATTCATCACATCATCGATGGGCAGCAACGTAGTACCCGAAGGATCGATCCCATCCCAACAGCACTACTACGGCGGTGACAATGCACTGTCGTCATATGCCGAGTCACCTGGCACTAGCAACTACGGTGCCAGTACCTCCTCCTACTCATCATCGACCTTGCCGAGGCTAGCCTTCGGTTGCGGTCAGCTGATAACCGATCCGAACACACCGCAGGAGCTGCGCGATGCCGAGTGGTACTGGGGGAAGATATCCCGCGATGtagcgaaggagaagatgatggATGCTCCAGATGGTTCGTTTTTGGTACGGGACGCAATCAGCGATGCCGGCGAGTACACGCTGGTACTGAAAAAGGacggtaccgatcgaacgattaAGATTTTCCACAAGGGCGGTCGGTGTGGGTTTACTCATGAATGCACCTATGACAGTTTGGTCGCGCTGATCAACGAGTTCCGGACGACCACACTGAAGGAGTACAATACGATCCTCGACACCTGTCTGTTGTATCCGATATCGCGGTTCGAGGATGATCTCTACCCCACGGAGGAAGATACCAGTAAGCTGGCAAAGCACCTGTACGATACGGTACAGCGGCTGAAGGAGCTGGCGAATGAGCGCGAGACAATGGTCGAGGCGTACAACGAGTGCCGGCAGAACATCGATCTGCGGCGACAGGCACTGGAGGCGTTCATCCATGCGGAAAAGATGTTCCaggatcagctgctgctgcaggcgcAGTACGAAAAGGAGGCGCAACCGCACGAGAAGGAGCGCATCACGTCCAACAATCATCTGATTCAGAGCAAGCTAGCCGAGCTGATTGAGTGCAAGAGTAGCCTTGAGCAGGCGATGGAACAAGGCAAGGAGCAATTACGGGTGGGAGAGCGTGAGGTCATGAGGTTGAAACCGGATATCATCAACCTGACCAAGAAGAAAGACCAGTTGCTCGAGGTGCTGAAGCGACAGGGCGTTACGGATGGGCAGATCAAAACGATCCTTACCGAAGGCTACCTACCGGTAGAAAACCAGTCCGTCGAGGAGATGCCTCATCTAGACGAGACGACCTGGCTGTTGGAAGGATGCAGCAGGCAAGAGGCAGAAGAGAAGCTGGCGAAGAAACCGACTGGTACGTTCCTGATTCGACCCCGGAGCGCCGGTCACTACGCGCTGTCGATTGCCTGTAACGGTGCGACGAACCACTGCATCATCTACGAGACGGATCGTGGGTATGGATTCGCGGAACCGTATTTCATCTACGAATCGTTGAAGTCCCTTGTCGTGCATTACGCAAGCAACTCGCTCGAGGAACACAACGATTATCTGCAGACGACGCTCAAGTACCCGGTCTTTGCACCCAACATACCAAGCGGTTCGGGCCAGGGTACTTCgactggtggtgttggtggtaatggtagtggtagtagtagtagcggagCTGGCAGTAACCAAGTGGCGGGTGGATCATCGCGAGTACAAACAGCATCCGGCAGCGGCGGTAGTGGTATGCTGAATAACTTTCCATCCTAG
- the LOC126578504 gene encoding uncharacterized protein LOC126578504 isoform X1, translated as MDESAGQQTGLAASEQQQQQKEHSPSSQQQGIASYFAVADNISPQAADELAYEKDDVVNVWIPTITKPPTTTSAGTHTPAWYKATNDRTKQTGYVQLHQLASMDSSPYGPAAGTTAGGNIAGNVYLSVSSIMDTGLSSVTGGSGANGSGAIGAGGSGADGQQQAPVDALAGLRLGKTEVCGSAIGSSGTESMTAVGTSGTVGSAPEDLYVKCVTPATMPRATATTLNDPVGRKDDLPTSSTSSYNHRGHALEFVYFVTPIICLFCQDYIWGLGRQGGQCRKCQSCFHLKCLPLAIYEPCQRNPDMYPIIPNTFKTEKSINEWTTENVLEWLAAVNMYDHVEVFKTKAIKGCDLPNLDRDKLEQMGIKNEFHQQTILTAIKHLLTSADILATAGESGAAAGGGGGGGGGGGGGGDMVVGSISATCTPAEGQQQLQTHHLIDSSFTKQQKCDMCKQYLHGLVHQGLCCTQCNLIVHRQCSATGGLKSCYTSMQHQQQLQQMSLQQQIQHQQQHRYVFGKGLCLQFDLSLHQAAPQIVMDLCMAFEQKGQQDKTLDLYVIYRTTPPRFDEVNKLRDALNENLLNNIDLKGYSAECVAMVLKKFFRELPDPVIPVVLYESFIEATKQEDMQAAEQMKNLIQQMPQHHSKTLHYIIRHLIRICRLQTMRGYGQQPTMLLQVWCHLLMRPALTQIVKIVTNMKCHLRVLEILMYKLDWNEPLPEFLSTPAVPPRKTSRSSGGSIGGATTSSSGMSSAGTSTLKKSFITSSMGSNVVPEGSIPSQQHYYGGDNALSSYAESPGTSNYGASTSSYSSSTLPRLAFGCGQLITDPNTPQELRDAEWYWGKISRDVAKEKMMDAPDGSFLVRDAISDAGEYTLVLKKDGTDRTIKIFHKGGRCGFTHECTYDSLVALINEFRTTTLKEYNTILDTCLLYPISRFEDDLYPTEEDTSKLAKHLYDTVQRLKELANERETMVEAYNECRQNIDLRRQALEAFIHAEKMFQDQLLLQAQYEKEAQPHEKERITSNNHLIQSKLAELIECKSSLEQAMEQGKEQLRVGEREVMRLKPDIINLTKKKDQLLEVLKRQGVTDGQIKTILTEGYLPVENQSVEEMPHLDETTWLLEGCSRQEAEEKLAKKPTGTFLIRPRSAGHYALSIACNGATNHCIIYETDRGYGFAEPYFIYESLKSLVVHYASNSLEEHNDYLQTTLKYPVFAPNIPSGSGQGTSTGGVGGNGSGSSSSGAGSNQVAGGSSRVQTASGSGGSGMLNNFPS; from the exons ATGGATGAATCGGCTGGCCAGCAAACGGGTCTGGCTGCTAgtgaacaacagcagcaacagaaagaaCACTCCCCGTCCTCACAGCAGCAGGGAATTGCTTCGTACTTTGCTGTGGCCGACAATATCTCTCCACAGGCGGCGGACGAGCTGGCATACGAGAAAGATGATGTGGTGAACGTGTGGATACCAACGATCACCAAACCGCCAACAACGACCTCTGCTGGCACCCATACGCCTGCCTGGTACAAGGCTACCAACGATCGTACCAAGCAGACGGGCTACGTACAGT TGCATCAGCTTGCATCGATGGATAGCAGCCCATATGGACCAGCGGCCGGTACGACGGCCGGTGGCAACATAGCCGGTAACGTGTATCTCTCCGTTTCAAGCATCATGGATACGGGTCTTTCGTCAGTgaccggtggcagcggcgcTAATGGTAGTGGTGCTATTGGTGCGGGTGGCTCCGGTGccgatggccagcagcaagccCCAGTTGATGCGCTAGCGGGATTGCGGCTAGGTAAAACGGAAGTTTGTGGCTCTGCGATCGGCAGTTCCGGCACCGAATCAATGACAGCCGTCGGTACCAGTGGCACTGTCGGTAGTGCGCCGGAAGATCTCTACGTCAAGTGTGTAACGCCAGCTACAATGCCGAGGGCAACCGCCACGACATTAAATGATCCAG TTGGTAGAAAAGACGACCTTCCTACTAGTAGTACCTCTAGTTATAACCATAGGGGTCATGCACTCGAGTTTGTTTACTTTGTAACTCCCAtaatatgtttgtttt GTCAAGATTATATCTGGGGACTTGGAAGGCAGGGAGGACAGTGCAGAA AATGTCAATCATGTTTCCACCTGAAATGCCTACCGCTAGCCATTTACGAGCCGTGCCAAAGAAATCCGGACATGTACCCGATTATACCGAATACTTTCAAGACGGAAAAG TCAATTAACGAATGGACGACGGAAAACGTGTTGGAATGGCTGGCCGCTGTCAATATGTATGACCACGTGGAGGTATTCAAAACAAAAGCTATAAAAGGCTGTGATCTACCGAATTTGGACCGTGATAAGCTTGAA CAAATGGGTATTAAGAATGAATTCCATCAGCAAACAATCTTGACGGCGATCAAGCATCTGCTTACCAGTGCGGACATTCTGGCGACGGCAGGCGAGAGtggagcagctgctggtggtggtggtggtggtggtggtggtggtggtggtggtggtgatatgGTCGTTGGTTCAATCTCGGCCACCTGCACCCCCGCAGAaggccaacagcagctacaGACCCACCACCTGATCGATAGTTCTTTCACGAAACAGCAAAAATGTGATATGTGTAAGCAGTACCTGCATGGGCTGGTCCATCAAGGCCTGTGCTGCACTCAGTGCAATCTAATAGTGCACCGTCAGTGCTCTGCAACCGGTGGTCTGAAATCGTGTTACACCTcgatgcagcatcagcagcagctgcaacagatgtcactgcagcagcagattcagcaccaacagcagcatcggtatGTGTTCGGGAAGGGGCTCTGCCTGCAGTTTGATCTATCACTGCACCAAGCAGCACCACAGATTGTGATGGATCTGTGCATGGCGTTTGAGCAGAAAGGGCAACAGGATAAGACGCTCGATTTGTACGTCATTTACCGCACGACGCCGCCACGCTTTGACGAGGTGAACAAGCTGCGGGACGCACTGAATGAGAATCtgctcaacaacatcgatctGAAGGGCTATTCTGCCGAATGTGTTGCGATGGTgttgaaaaagtttttccgCGAGCTACCTGATCCAGTCATCCCGGTCGTACTTTACGAGTCATTCATCGAGGCTACAA AGCAAGAAGATATGCAGGCGGCCGAACAGATGAAGAACTTGATACAGCAAATGCCCCAGCATCACAGTAAAACGCTACACTACATCATACGGCACCTGATCCGTATTTGCCGGTTGCAGACTATGCGTGGCTACGGGCAGCaaccgacgatgctgctgcaagtgtGGTGCCATTTGCTTATGCGTCCGGCCTTGACCCAGATTGt caaaattGTGACAAACATGAAATGTCATCTTAGGGTGTTGGAAATTCTCATGTACAAACTGGACTGGAACGAACCATTGCCCGAGTTCCTCTCGACACCGGCCGTTCCGCCACGGAAAACATCCCGTTCGAGTGGTGGCAGCATTGGTGGCGCAACAACATCGTCCTCCGGTATGTCATCTGCCGGTACATCAACATTGAAGAAGTCATTCATCACATCATCGATGGGCAGCAACGTAGTACCCGAAGGATCGATCCCATCCCAACAGCACTACTACGGCGGTGACAATGCACTGTCGTCATATGCCGAGTCACCTGGCACTAGCAACTACGGTGCCAGTACCTCCTCCTACTCATCATCGACCTTGCCGAGGCTAGCCTTCGGTTGCGGTCAGCTGATAACCGATCCGAACACACCGCAGGAGCTGCGCGATGCCGAGTGGTACTGGGGGAAGATATCCCGCGATGtagcgaaggagaagatgatggATGCTCCAGATGGTTCGTTTTTGGTACGGGACGCAATCAGCGATGCCGGCGAGTACACGCTGGTACTGAAAAAGGacggtaccgatcgaacgattaAGATTTTCCACAAGGGCGGTCGGTGTGGGTTTACTCATGAATGCACCTATGACAGTTTGGTCGCGCTGATCAACGAGTTCCGGACGACCACACTGAAGGAGTACAATACGATCCTCGACACCTGTCTGTTGTATCCGATATCGCGGTTCGAGGATGATCTCTACCCCACGGAGGAAGATACCAGTAAGCTGGCAAAGCACCTGTACGATACGGTACAGCGGCTGAAGGAGCTGGCGAATGAGCGCGAGACAATGGTCGAGGCGTACAACGAGTGCCGGCAGAACATCGATCTGCGGCGACAGGCACTGGAGGCGTTCATCCATGCGGAAAAGATGTTCCaggatcagctgctgctgcaggcgcAGTACGAAAAGGAGGCGCAACCGCACGAGAAGGAGCGCATCACGTCCAACAATCATCTGATTCAGAGCAAGCTAGCCGAGCTGATTGAGTGCAAGAGTAGCCTTGAGCAGGCGATGGAACAAGGCAAGGAGCAATTACGGGTGGGAGAGCGTGAGGTCATGAGGTTGAAACCGGATATCATCAACCTGACCAAGAAGAAAGACCAGTTGCTCGAGGTGCTGAAGCGACAGGGCGTTACGGATGGGCAGATCAAAACGATCCTTACCGAAGGCTACCTACCGGTAGAAAACCAGTCCGTCGAGGAGATGCCTCATCTAGACGAGACGACCTGGCTGTTGGAAGGATGCAGCAGGCAAGAGGCAGAAGAGAAGCTGGCGAAGAAACCGACTGGTACGTTCCTGATTCGACCCCGGAGCGCCGGTCACTACGCGCTGTCGATTGCCTGTAACGGTGCGACGAACCACTGCATCATCTACGAGACGGATCGTGGGTATGGATTCGCGGAACCGTATTTCATCTACGAATCGTTGAAGTCCCTTGTCGTGCATTACGCAAGCAACTCGCTCGAGGAACACAACGATTATCTGCAGACGACGCTCAAGTACCCGGTCTTTGCACCCAACATACCAAGCGGTTCGGGCCAGGGTACTTCgactggtggtgttggtggtaatggtagtggtagtagtagtagcggagCTGGCAGTAACCAAGTGGCGGGTGGATCATCGCGAGTACAAACAGCATCCGGCAGCGGCGGTAGTGGTATGCTGAATAACTTTCCATCCTAG